The following DNA comes from Candidatus Methylacidiphilum fumarolicum.
TTGGATTTAGCGCTTTTTTTTCTTTGGGTTCTTTAGCTGATGTAGATTGGGGGGACATTCTTTTTTATCTCGCTGAAGACCATTTAACAAGGGTGATTCTTATATATATGGAATCCATTGGGGATCCAGCATCATTTCTTTCTGCTGCCAGACAACTGAATTTCCAAAAGCCTATTTTGGTATTGAAAGCTGGAAGATCAAAAGAAGGTTCTCAGGCAGCGTTATCTCATACGGGCTCCATGACAGGTAGTGATGCCGTTTTGGATGCTGCTTTTCTTCGGACGGGGGTTCTGAGAGTGGACTCTTTTTCTGAATTTTTTTCTCTGGCCTCTTTTTTCAGCCAAAGGCCTCTGCCGTTAGGTCCGAAGCTTGCCATCTTAACAAATGCTGGAGGGGCTGGCGTCTTGGCAACCGACAAGCTTGTGCTTACTGGTGGTAAACTTGCCGAACTTTCAGAGGCTACCGTTCGCAAATTAGACGCTTTTCTTCCTCCAGCATGGAGTCATGCCAATCCGGTGGACATATTGGGGGATGCTGATGTGGAGCGCTATCGAAAGGCTTTAGAGGTCCTCATAGGAGAGGAAAATGCCGATGGTCTGCTTGTTATCCTTACAAAACAAGCTATGACTAAACCTAAAGAAACGGCTCAAGAAGTGGCTTTGCTTGCGAAACATTATTCTAAGCCACTCCTTTGCTGTTGGATGGGAGGAGAATCTGTCTTTGAAAGTAGGAGTATTCTTGAAAAAGAGGGAATACCAACTTTTGATTTTCCCGAAGAAGCCGCACAGTCTTTTTCTTTTGGTTGGCTTCATAGGAAAAATTTTTCAGCGATCTATGAAACTCCAATCCTTGTTAGTCCCTCAGAAGAGATCCTCAAAGCCAAAAAAAATACGCAGGAAGTTTTTTCGCAACTAAAAGAAAAGAACCAAACACTTTTAACTGAGTATCAATCCAAAGAAATCCTCCGTTTTTATGGGATTGGCGTCAATGAAACTTTCCTGGCAAAAAACGAACAGGAAGCCCTCTCTATTGCCGAAGAAATTGGCTATCCAGTGGTTGCTAAGTTAAATTCGACAAAAATTTCTCATAAGAGCGATGTAGGAGGGGTGATCCTTGGTATATCCGATAAAGCTTCTCTGGAAAAAGCCTTTCGAAAAATTAGGGATAATACAATAAAACATGCTTCCGAAAGTGCCTTTGAAGGCATATCGATTCAAAGAATGATATCAGAAAAAGGGATTGAACTGATCTTGGGGGGAACAACTGATCCTCAGTTTGGGCCAGTCATGCTCTTTGGATCTGGGGGTATGTTTGTCGAAATTTATAAAGACAATGCGCTTGCCCTTCCCCCTCTGACTACGACCCTTTCTTCTATTCTTATTGAGCGGACTAAAATAGAAAAAGCTCTTCATGGATTTAGGGGCATCCCGCCGGTGGATATGAGAAAGCTTAATGAAACGCTTGTCCGGTTCAGTGAACTACTCGTATATGAAACCAGAATAAAAGAGATAGATATTAATCCACTCTTAGTCTACGGTTCTATGGTTATAGCTCTGGATGCAAGGATTGTTCTTCATCCCTTTACAATCGATGAGAGCACTATTCGTTCACCTGCAATTCGGCCTTATCCCTTAGAGTATATATGGAAGGAGAGGCTTTTGGATGGAACAAGCGTTTTGATTAGACCAATTAGACCTGAAGATGAACCATTGATGGTTGAATTTCATAAAGGCCTTTCTCAAGAATCAGTATATTACCGTTATTTTCAAAATCTATCCTTTGAAGAAAGAGTAGATCATTTGAGATTATCTCGAATATGTTTTTCAGATTATAATATTGAAATTGTCCTTGTGGCGCAGATTCTTGCAGCAGATGAGCCTCGAGAAATCATTGGTGTAGGAAGACTTGGAAAATTTCATGGATTTGAAGGAGCTGAATTTGCCATTATTATCCAGGACCAATGGCAGCATAAGGGGCTTGGAACGCTTCTTTTACGCAAGCTTAAAGAGATTGGTCTAAAAGAAAAGCTATCATGGATCATTGGCAGAATGTTGCCACTGAATGAATCGATGAAAAAAATTGCTGATAAAGAAGGCTTTACCTTATACTTTGATGAGTCTGCACAGGAATACATTGCAGAGTTGGATTTGCGTAAAATGGATTCTCGAACTAGGACAAATGAATAAACTCTGCGCGGTACAGGGATTGAACCTGTGACCTCTCGCGTGTGAAGCGAGCGCTCTACCACTAAGCTAACCGCGCGATTCCGAAGCAATACTTTCAATTTACTTTATTAAAAGCCTAAACATCTTTCAAAGAAAATGTCTTTGTTCTTTATTTCTCCTTTAGTTGTTTTAAGAAAAATCTTTTTGATTTCTCTTTTCAACCTATTGAACTTGATGGAAAATAGCTAAGAAGATATGTCTAAAAGAAGCCTTGGCAAAGGTTTGAGTGAATTAATCAATACAAAATCTCTTTTTTCATCAGTTCCAAGCGAAGAGCTTGGAGAAAAAATTAGTTTGATCAAGGTAGACAGGATTTCTCCTAATCCGTATCAACCTAGAAAAGTGATTCGTGAAGAAGAATTGGAAGAACTAACCCAATCGATTAAAGAAAAGGGATTACTGCAGCCTGTAATTGTAAGACAGCAAAAAGAAAATCAATTCGAGTTGATTGCCGGAGAGAGAAGATGGAGATCGGCCATACGCGCTGGACTGGAAACTATTCCTGCGATTATCCGAAGAGCCTCTGACAACGATCTCATAGAGATTGCTTTAATGGAGAACCTACAACGGAGCGATCTGAATCCTATCGAGGAGGCAAGAGGCTATGCCCTTATGATGGAAAAATTTGGGCTGACCCAAGAGGTAGTAGCACAGAGACTTGGAAAAAGCAGGGCGACCGTTGCCAACACTTTGCGATTGTTAACTTTGTCCCAGCCTGTTCAGGATCTTATTGAAAAAGGCAGTTTAAGTCAGGGGCATGGCAAAGTCTTGGTTGGGCTTACAGATAGAGAAATGCAAGAAAAAGTGGCCGAAAAAATAGTGAAGGAGGGATGGTCGGTCAGAAAAACTGAAGAATTTGTAGGAAATTATAACGAAAAGAAAAAAAAATCACTAGTAGTCCAAAAAGAAAGAGAAGCAGATTTCCTTTTCACAAACATCGAAAAAGAGCTTTGCGTAAAATTCGGTTCTCCAGTCAAAATTAAGGGGGATAAGAATTCGGGGAAAATAGAAATTACCTTTCGGTCTATTCAAGATCTCCATCGCGTTCTTGGCTTTTTGGGAATATCTTTCTAAGAAAATGAGGTAAGGAGGAAGGCGAATTTCCATTCATTTGTTTGATTGCCGCTCCATTAAAAACTACAAACCCCTCATTATCTGC
Coding sequences within:
- a CDS encoding bifunctional acetate--CoA ligase family protein/GNAT family N-acetyltransferase: MQISSKLIVGTYGIRNFLPPKRVALIGASEQPFSVGRALMENLIKWGGIFYPVNPNHTEIFGRKSYPTIKDIPSSIDLAIIATPAITVPQIIEDCVHASVKGAVIISAGFKEIGETGRLLEQKIVETARRGGLRIIGPNCVGIMLPSVRFNGTFLPQMPKVGHIAFLSQSGALGAAVLDWSLSRDIGFSAFFSLGSLADVDWGDILFYLAEDHLTRVILIYMESIGDPASFLSAARQLNFQKPILVLKAGRSKEGSQAALSHTGSMTGSDAVLDAAFLRTGVLRVDSFSEFFSLASFFSQRPLPLGPKLAILTNAGGAGVLATDKLVLTGGKLAELSEATVRKLDAFLPPAWSHANPVDILGDADVERYRKALEVLIGEENADGLLVILTKQAMTKPKETAQEVALLAKHYSKPLLCCWMGGESVFESRSILEKEGIPTFDFPEEAAQSFSFGWLHRKNFSAIYETPILVSPSEEILKAKKNTQEVFSQLKEKNQTLLTEYQSKEILRFYGIGVNETFLAKNEQEALSIAEEIGYPVVAKLNSTKISHKSDVGGVILGISDKASLEKAFRKIRDNTIKHASESAFEGISIQRMISEKGIELILGGTTDPQFGPVMLFGSGGMFVEIYKDNALALPPLTTTLSSILIERTKIEKALHGFRGIPPVDMRKLNETLVRFSELLVYETRIKEIDINPLLVYGSMVIALDARIVLHPFTIDESTIRSPAIRPYPLEYIWKERLLDGTSVLIRPIRPEDEPLMVEFHKGLSQESVYYRYFQNLSFEERVDHLRLSRICFSDYNIEIVLVAQILAADEPREIIGVGRLGKFHGFEGAEFAIIIQDQWQHKGLGTLLLRKLKEIGLKEKLSWIIGRMLPLNESMKKIADKEGFTLYFDESAQEYIAELDLRKMDSRTRTNE
- a CDS encoding ParB/RepB/Spo0J family partition protein, whose product is MSKRSLGKGLSELINTKSLFSSVPSEELGEKISLIKVDRISPNPYQPRKVIREEELEELTQSIKEKGLLQPVIVRQQKENQFELIAGERRWRSAIRAGLETIPAIIRRASDNDLIEIALMENLQRSDLNPIEEARGYALMMEKFGLTQEVVAQRLGKSRATVANTLRLLTLSQPVQDLIEKGSLSQGHGKVLVGLTDREMQEKVAEKIVKEGWSVRKTEEFVGNYNEKKKKSLVVQKEREADFLFTNIEKELCVKFGSPVKIKGDKNSGKIEITFRSIQDLHRVLGFLGISF